A stretch of the Medicago truncatula cultivar Jemalong A17 chromosome 5, MtrunA17r5.0-ANR, whole genome shotgun sequence genome encodes the following:
- the LOC112422040 gene encoding uncharacterized protein — MASSEAPTQPSAEASTQESQTQRNVRAKTDIAWGHAKIVLDGDKEKPQCIYCNKVMKGGGINRLKLHLAGETGQVEACSQAPEEVRFKMKQNREEQTQREQPRSVVVASQKGTNNGSFDNYFLPRTTPGSQPTIKSVLQTKEVVEKCDLALAKWFIAASIPFNAANSPYFQSAVDALCCMGAGYKAPSIHDLRGPLLNKWVDETKKKIEKYREIWKNTGCTLMADGWTDGVRRTLINFLVYCPKGTVFIKSVDASGASKTGEMLFKLFKEIVLYIGSENVVQIVTDNAANYVAAGRLLEKEFPGLYWSPCAAHCINLMFQDIGKLPEVKEAVSHATNVTKYIYNHCYPLYLMRKFTHGREILRPAPTRFATNFIALQSILSQKNALRAMVTSQEWTTSAYAKEAKAKQFVEQVLNTNFWTACADIVKLTEPLVCVLRLVDSEDKPAMGFLYRNMYKAREEMVKRFQRNKTKVEPYLKIIDDRWDSQLRKNLHAAGYWLNPSCRFSPEFEKHKSTTSGLIDVIEKYARNNHELRAKLNTETSIFRNSEGDFGRKSAVEARNSPFPDEWWELYGCQAPHLQKLAIRVLSQTCSSSGCERNWSVFEHIHSKKRNRLEHQRLNDLVFVRYNLMLENRNNKIRNYDPINDELLDDHHDNWVLEDSPPFLTVEELESLRNDLANMTIQPISNDIDGLNLDEDDDYGNDAPDTNAENMDQSNVFDEAAGEDVEFLDELQIQSILTPWN, encoded by the exons ATGGCCTCTTCTGAAGCACCAACACAACCATCAGCAGAAGCTTCGACTCAAGAATCTCAAACTCAAAGGAATGTTAGGGCAAAAACCGATATAGCTTGGGGTCACGCTAAAATTGTCCTAGACGGTGACAAAGAAAAACCACAATGTATCTATTGTAACAAAGTTATGAAGGGAGGTGGAATTAATAGATTAAAGTTACACTTGGCTGGAGAAACTGGACAAGTCGAAGCATGCAGCCAAGCTCCTGAAGAAGTCCGCTTTAAGATGAAACAAAATCGTGAAGAGCAAACACAAAGAGAACAACCTAGGTCAGTGGTTGTTGCATCTCAAAAGGGAACGAACAATGGAAGCTTTGATAATTACTTTTTGCCTAGAACAACTCCTGGATCACAGCCTACTATAAAAAGTGTTTTGCAAACCAAGGAAGTTGTAGAAAAGTGTGATCTTGCACTTGCAAAATGGTTCATTGCTGCATCTATTCCCTTCAATGCAGCAAATTCACCATATTTTCAGTCTGCGGTCGATGCTCTTTGTTGCATGGGAGCCGGATATAAAGCTCCTTCTATACATGATTTGCGTGGTCCTTTGCTAAATAAGTGGGTTgatgaaacaaagaaaaagatagaGAAATACCGTGAGATTTGGAAGAATACTGGTTGTACTCTTATGGCAGATGGGTGGACTGACGGGGTTAGGAGAACTCTGATAAACTTTTTAGTTTATTGCCCTAAAGGAACAGTTTTTATCAAATCTGTTGATGCTTCAGGTGCTTCAAAAACTGGTGAGATGTTGTTTAAGCTTTTCAAGGAAATAGTGTTATATATTGGCTCTGAAAATGTTGTTCAGATAGTGACAGATAATGCTGCAAACTATGTTGCTGCTGGTAGGTTATTGGAAAAAGAGTTCCCTGGCCTGTATTGGTCTCCTTGTGCAGCTCATTGCATTAACTTGATGTTTCAAGACATTGGAAAATTACCTGAAGTTAAAGAGGCAGTTTCACATGCCACAAATGTTACcaagtatatatataatcattgcTATCCATTGTATTTGATGAGGAAATTTACTCATGGAAGAGAGATACTTCGTCCTGCTCCAACTCGCTTTGCCACTAATTTCATTGCTTTGCAGAGTATTTTGTCTCAGAAAAATGCACTTAGAGCCATGGTAACATCTCAAGAATGGACAACTTCTGCTTATGCAAAAGAAGCCAAGGCCAAACAATTTGTGGAACAAGTCTTGAACACTAACTTTTGGACTGCTTGTGCTGACATAGTGAAACTCACAGAACCACTTGTATGTGTGTTGCGTCTCGTGGACAGTGAAGATAAACCTGCTATGGGTTTTCTTTACAGAAATATGTATAAGGCTAGAGAGGAGATGGTGAAGAGGTTTCAAAGAAATAAGACAAAAGTGGAGCCTTACTTGAAGATCATAGATGATCGATGGGATTCACAACTTCGAAAAAATCTTCATGCTGCTGGTTATTGGTTAAATCCATCTTGTAGATTCAGTCCTGAGTTTGAGAAACACAAGTCCACCACATCTGGTCTTATAGATGTCATTGAAAAGTATGCTCGTAATAATCATGAGTTGCGAGCAAAGTTAAATACTGAGACAAGTATATTTAGAAATTCCGAGGGCGACTTTGGAAGGAAATCTGCTGTAGAAGCTCGAAATTCACCATTTCCAG ATGAATGGTGGGAACTTTACGGGTGTCAAGCACCACATTTGCAAAAATTGGCAATTCGGGTTCTAAGTCAAACTTGTAGCTCTTCTGGTTGCGAGAGAAACTGGAGTGTGTTTGAGCATATTCactcaaaaaaaagaaataggtTGGAGCATCAAAGGCTTAACGATCTAGTCTTTGTTCGTTACAACTTAATGCTAGAAAATAG GAACAACAAAATTCGAAACTATGACCCCATCAATGATGAATTACTTGATGATCATCATGATAATTGGGTGTTGGAGGATTCACCGCCATTTTTAACAGTTGAGGAGTTGGAATCATTACGCAATGATCTTGCCAATATGACCATCCAACCTATTTCAAATGATATTG ATGGATTGAATTTGGATGAGGATGATGATTATGGCAATGATGCACCTGACACTAATGCAGAAAACATGGATCAAAGTAATGTTTTTGATGAAGCTGCTGGAGAAGATGTTGAATTCCTTGATGAgcttcaaattcaatcaatattGACTCCTTGGAATTAA
- the LOC11407100 gene encoding F-box/kelch-repeat protein At1g23390 has protein sequence MAAIKREPKQEAPIHGDVLETIFSFVPLIDLVPSCHVSKSWNKTVFSSLTHVRQIKPWLIVLPQTSRASRVTIAHAYDPRSHAWLQITKHQPLINKTQEIPAIRSSHSTLLYTLSPSEFTFSLDALQLEWHKAPSPRVWRTDPIVARVGNCVVVAGGACEFEDDPLAVEMYNMESRDWVNCQSMPMTLKTSSASSWLSVAVVGETMLVTEKNSGVTYTFNTTTMDWEGPYYLRPDDKSVLYTVTGTLSEKLTVAGLVGEPGNVREVKLWAVKEEIDSGMEEIGSMPKEMVEKLRGDSEFGSVEAIWVGNLVYLRNTLVLDELVVCEVVNGNLCEWRSVKNAAVDGGTRMVFCGGDVKMEDLQRAVLSEKQTFSMKQM, from the coding sequence ATGGCTGCCATAAAAAGAGAACCCAAACAAGAAGCACCCATCCATGGTGATGTTTTAGAAACAATATTTTCATTCGTGCCACTCATCGACCTTGTTCCATCTTGTCACGTATCTAAATCATGGAACAAAACTGTTTTCTCTTCACTTACCCACGTAAGACAAATCAAACCATGGCTCATTGTTTTACCCCAAACATCACGCGCTTCGCGCGTGACCATCGCTCATGCTTATGATCCTCGCTCTCATGCGTGGCTTCAGATAACTAAACACCAACCGTTGATCAACAAAACTCAGGAAATTCCAGCCATTAGATCATCTCATTCAACTCTGCTTTACACCTTATCCCCATCGGAGTTTACGTTTTCACTCGACGCACTTCAACTCGAGTGGCATAAAGCACCGTCACCGCGCGTGTGGCGCACTGATCCAATAGTAGCGCGCGTTGGAAATTGTGTGGTGGTTGCTGGCGGCGCGTGTGAGTTTGAAGATGATCCACTTGCAGTGGAGATGTACAACATGGAGAGCCGTGATTGGGTCAATTGCCAGTCGATGCCAATGACACTGAAGACATCGTCGGCATCCTCGTGGCTATCGGTTGCGGTTGTCGGAGAAACCATGCTCGTGACGGAGAAGAATTCCGGTGTGACGTACACGTTCAATACAACTACGATGGATTGGGAAGGGCCTTATTATCTACGTCCAGATGATAAAAGTGTACTCTACACCGTCACCGGAACTTTGTCAGAGAAATTGACGGTGGCCGGATTGGTGGGTGAACCGGGGAACGTAAGAGAAGTAAAGCTGTGGGCTGTTAAGGAGGAAATAGATTCGGGAATGGAGGAAATAGGTTCGATGCCGAAGGAGATGGTGGAGAAGTTGAGAGGTGATTCAGAGTTTGGTTCAGTTGAAGCAATTTGGGTTGGGAATTTGGTTTACTTGCGTAACACGTTGGTGTTGGATGAACTTGTTGTATGTGAGGTTGTAAATGGGAACTTGTGTGAGTGGAGAAGTGTGAAGAATGCGGCGGTGGACGGTGGAACGAGGATGGTGTTTTGTGGCGGTGATGTGAAAATGGAGGATTTGCAGAGAGCGGTGTTGTCGGAGAAACAAACATTTAGTATGAAACAAATGTGA